The following nucleotide sequence is from Sander vitreus isolate 19-12246 chromosome 3, sanVit1, whole genome shotgun sequence.
gctaacgtcgggtgatcgctttgtagcatcaaaatggcgccataggagattcgagctctgaagtgaagcttacccccttggcacacactcaccggagggcagctagcagctaacagctactactgcACTACTGTTATTTttagggggaataaacttcaagacgtgatatgacctgtcctctggaagacatagccacaccaccaccgctccgtggattgttattgggatgattatcacagaagcctgtctgaatacactcaccggacggcagctaacagctaacggctaacggctatcagctagcagggcaagctagctaccggcaggatacACTCACCAGACGGcaactagcagctaacggctatctggctgtacacactcaccggagggcagctagcagcgaACGGCTATCTGGTtttacacactcaccggagggcagcttttggtgaatttaaacaatgtctgagttgaaaacgcatttTTTTGACacataagggccctgttcatgtggcacagacatactaattgtattttgtgcctggtaagaggcacaaaggcactctgaAACTTGCCCCGActactgccgttttagctcaggggacgcttgtagtacatagctacagcttctctgtgttacctgcactgattcgggtcggggttttttctatcgaaagtactcgcgtagctatagcgatcaagattaacgtaaaaattggccggaattctcctttaactagcattttagttagcaataattagcctgtgcctatgttatctccttacatatacctacgctctccgtctctgcaagattcggaatgattgagatttctcttggcacagctaccagaagacttacaactttcaggcacgttgctcacggcacatttacgtcgtttctctcagttggaggctgcgcagttacgctcagccatcaccggaaaagtgcttctcatggccttcactggtctccgtccagagcaacgggatctgttggtccattgggagaagcttacccccttgaggtCGTTACGCTACTTGTGCGTGTAACGTAAAAAAACGTTATCATGCCCCGCCTCCCTTTAGCCCTAACATCTGTTACCGTGGCAACAGACAACAAACATTTCCACATTTTGAACGGATGTCGCGAAGCTGTCAAGTTTATTAGTAAGCTAGAGACATTTAGATATTATTAGTCTTTGGAGCTTGTTAACAATAGACTAGAAACGCTAGCGTttagatagctaaaacgttaATTCATTCTCATTTGCTTTGGACACCAATAACCGAGGACCATGGtaagaagctaacgttaacgttattagggttaaaataagtaGCAATGCCACTCTTCATAATTTGTATGCTATAATGTTAGTTGCTAAATCCTAGTTTTCAAAGGACTCTCAATTTAGGAGACCTCTGTAATTCAATGGGAACGGAGCTATGTATTCACACATAATatggtaacgttaatgttactcCCTGTAGAGACTGGGATCCAGCTCCACGAGTTCAAGGAGCAGCTCGGACACCCGCCGGTACCGCATGCGAGCCCCAACCTCTCAGGTAGATGAAACCCTGTTTGGGAGCCAAAAACCGGTGAGTGAGGCGCGTTACATGTTGTAACCGACCTTAGACAATGAaactgctagctagctacgtaTTTCACATTTCTAATGACATCACTAGCTAATTTTCCTGGCCTCATAGCATCAGTTTATGGCTATGGTGTAACTGTTAGCTATGTATTGCACGGGTGGTACAGGAGAATCATATAACTCATCTTCCTCTACTGTTGTACATGCTAACGTTACTTCACCATGATCCCTGTCACCAACAGGAACAAACTcctcaaaatcacacacagcGCCTCTAAAATCATTGGTCTCCCAACTAGCAACCTCCCACCCCTTTACTGACACTGCCATCACACGCAAGGCACTCAACATAGCACACGACCCCATCCGCCCCCTGAACTCATACTTCACTCTACCCCCATCCGGCTGCAAATACAGACTTCTGATCCGTCAAAAAGAACGCTACAGCAAGAATTTCATGCCCTGTGCTGTTACTGTCCTCAGCAAACTGAAACAATAATACTCAAtgttctatctatctatctatctatatttgAGTTGTTGCTAACAAACTCTGTCCAGATATCATCACAGTTAGACAAACGTGGAAACTCAGCCTCCAAGGCCAAGAATCCGTCCCAAAAGAACCAAGGAGAGACTGTTGTTCAAATCGTCACCAAGGACCTCATTCGCAATCTCAGGTAGGCTACACTCATTGATAACCTCCAAAAATGGCCTGTCAGTTTGCCTGTGGTTATGAAAAGCACAATGCACATTTTAGATGGAAATTTAAGTAGCTAAATTGAATTTCCAAATAATTTAAAAGCGGGTGCTATGCTAAGCAAGTAATGAATACTAACTTTATAATCAAACCCTATAATTCAGAGCTATTGTATATCATATGTACagattcaaataaataaatgtcacaaTATTGTAAAGGTGCTTACATTTCAGTGATTATGCAGtactgaaacacacaaagcacataTAACAAACCACCACTTGTCATTATGCCAGGATTCCATTTAAGGATCCTTCAGGAGAGTCCATTATTCTACCATCAGCTGAGTTTGAGCGGATCGCCTCAACGTCCCGGGTTGTCAccaaggaggagagggaggcccTGAGGGAGGCTtatcacagaaagaaagaagaggaaattgTAGGAAACGTGAAAAACTTCAACCAAAATGATCCATTAACTTGGAGATTTACAATAAGACAATACTCCCTTAACTCTTTTTCAAATATACCTCTCATCCAGAAAGCTGCAGAGGAAAGGAAGCGTCAAATCTATGAGGCAGACTTGTCCCGTAAGGAGAACCAGGCACTGACGGAGCTGGAGCGTGAGGCCCGGGACCGTGCTCAGCGCTTAGTGGAGCGGGCCAACGCCTTAAGGATGGAGCAAGAGGATGAGATCAAAAAGCTCAACAACGTAGGAAGCAGCTGTAGACATGTTGACCACGGAAGTTTAAAAATGTGCCTGAAAGTGAACCCGTCAAAGACGGGCAGTACTGCtgattttttgtatttctgtgtgtgtgtgtgtgtgtgtgtgtgttatcccCTCAGCTGATTATGGGTGCTCAGTGTCAAGCCACTCGTGACACCCAGATCCAGGAGAAGAAACAGATCCAGGCAGAGttgtcagaggaggagaggcgTCTGGATGCCATGATGGAAGTGGAGCGCCGCAAGGCCTTGGAGACTGTGGAGCAGATTGATGAGCTGCGCAAACAGCAGAGGATCGGGTAACACACAAAATCATTTATCAATTGATTTGCACATAAATAAAGTTGTAAAAAGAATAAATTCTTATACTACACTgtagagatttaaaaaaaacacatccttCTAAAGAGATCCATTTTCTAACCAGTCAAGGCAAAGGGCTTTAGTGTAGTTATCACGTGTGCGATGTGCCCTTGTTATATTCCAGGGGAATGCAAAAAATCTACGACCAGATCCGGCAACATTTGGAGGAGAAGCAAGTGCAAGAAGTGATGAAAGAGCTGGAGAGACAGCAGATACGAGAGAACCAAGAGAAAATGAACCTGGAAGACCTGAAGGTGCAGACACAGACCATGCAGAGAAAACAGTGAACACAAGCACTAGAAATGAACATTTACAGAGTCACATACAGGGGGCTAGGCAaccacatgtacagtacacttGCATTGGAGTTTGtttcttctctgattggttgtctTCTTCCAGGCCCTAGAGAAGAAgagggatgagcagcagcgtcTGCTGGAAGAGATCAAGTGTATCAACAGGGAGACTTTGCGGGCCAAGGAGCAgcggagagaggaggagaagctgGCTGACATGAGAGATTTGGAATACATACGAAAGAAAATGGTCAGAAAATACAATTAGACAAACAGCAACGAGAGACAGTTTATACCCATAAAGTTCAGTTACATAACTGACTCAACATATCTTTGATTTATTCTATCATTAAGATATTATTTTTCTTCATGACCTCCGCAGGAGCGAGAGGCAGAATATGAAGCAGAGCAGAGACGAATCAAGAAAGAGAAGGAGTTGGAGATTGCCAGGCTGAGGGCCcgtcaagaaaaagaaaaagactacaAGGCAGAGCAGGTCAGGAATAAAACTACCAGCTGACCACCACCATGAAGGTGGTACCTGCTGAATTTAATATAactttaataactgttaatatCACTTTTTAAAGGCACTACAGTACCTTCCGTAGAAATTCATGGaagttttgtgtgtctgtgcatttgAAAGGATGAGCTCCGTGCCCGGAGGAACCAAGAAATCGCAGACAGAGAATGGaggagaaaacagaaagagCTTGGTGAAAAGAAAGCGAAGGAGGAAGTGATGC
It contains:
- the cfap45 gene encoding cilia- and flagella-associated protein 45; the protein is MRLGSSSTSSRSSSDTRRYRMRAPTSQVDETLFGSQKPISSQLDKRGNSASKAKNPSQKNQGETVVQIVTKDLIRNLRIPFKDPSGESIILPSAEFERIASTSRVVTKEEREALREAYHRKKEEEIKAAEERKRQIYEADLSRKENQALTELEREARDRAQRLVERANALRMEQEDEIKKLNNLIMGAQCQATRDTQIQEKKQIQAELSEEERRLDAMMEVERRKALETVEQIDELRKQQRIGGMQKIYDQIRQHLEEKQVQEVMKELERQQIRENQEKMNLEDLKALEKKRDEQQRLLEEIKCINRETLRAKEQRREEEKLADMRDLEYIRKKMEREAEYEAEQRRIKKEKELEIARLRARQEKEKDYKAEQDELRARRNQEIADREWRRKQKELGEKKAKEEVMLRAARLEQVHGKEHFLSIEAGREKAEFERLLKVQQEAIIKQKEEEERQRQKAHRHAEVIRNQVKERELSAVAKRREIFKEADRLIEDARQRRVRLDEIKEKKLKELKATGLSEQYCNEVERKARACAL